The genomic window GTGGGAAGACCTCCAGGATTTCCCTTTCAGCTTAATTCTGCAGTAGACCATCTTCTTAAAAAAGAGTTTGATGAACATCGAGTTAAAAAATCAATTCATCCTTTAGCTGAAAATTATGAATTAAACCTCATCCCTTTTTCACATGAAAAGATAGATGAATGGAGGGAGAATTTTAAAGGAGTGCAATTTCTTCATGAAGAAACGAATTTCAAAGTTACTGGAGCAGTAGACGACCTTTGGATAGACGATGCGGGTGTTATTTTTGTTGTAGATTATAAAGCAACAAGTAAAGTGGGTGAGGTAAATATTAATGCTGAGTGGCAAATTGGATATAAAAGACAGATGGAAATATACCAATGGCTTATGAGAAAGAATGGTTTTGAAGTTTCTAACACAGGTTATTTCGTCTATTGTAATGGAAAAACTGATAGAAAAGCATTTGATGGGAAATTAGAATTTGATATAAAAATTATTCCTTATACGGGAAATGATTCTTGGATAGAAGATGTTCTTTTAGAATCTCATGATTGTCTTATGAGAGGCGTGTTGCCAAAGGCTTCTCGAAATTGCGATTATTGTGCGTATATAAAAGCTGTAAAGCAATCCGAACAAGAAGATTTTGTAGAATATATTTAATAAAGTTTTTCTTAATAAAAAAACTATCTACGTTGAGATAGTTGTGTGTGGGGTGTTTATAAAATTATTTTTTGAGAGGGAATTCTCGAAGGGTTTGGGTGATGAGAGAGGATGTGAAAATTGAGAATTTTCTTAGAAAATAATTTTATGAACGTAAAGAACTATCTCTAGTATAATCTCATTATTTT from Candidatus Moraniibacteriota bacterium includes these protein-coding regions:
- a CDS encoding PD-(D/E)XK nuclease family protein, which gives rise to MSKYYRAKRVKNLFDPESKKPFKISRSKIDLFLNCQRCFYLDRRLGVGRPPGFPFQLNSAVDHLLKKEFDEHRVKKSIHPLAENYELNLIPFSHEKIDEWRENFKGVQFLHEETNFKVTGAVDDLWIDDAGVIFVVDYKATSKVGEVNINAEWQIGYKRQMEIYQWLMRKNGFEVSNTGYFVYCNGKTDRKAFDGKLEFDIKIIPYTGNDSWIEDVLLESHDCLMRGVLPKASRNCDYCAYIKAVKQSEQEDFVEYI